One Flagellimonas sp. CMM7 genomic region harbors:
- the yidC gene encoding membrane protein insertase YidC codes for MEEKKLDINSIIGFVLIFGILIFMFYQNQPTPEELEAQKAEQEKIEAAAAESETVVESVQNNKPAPINLQDSTAVASYKSTVGAFGFTAAAEGTTTLENEVLYLEVDNKGGQIIEARMKNFVDHDSVPIYLVKDANAKFGINFSTSDNRVLNTLDLFFEPSLSNSGDNQVLSMKAKISQNQFLEYRYEMKPNDYLVDFTIRSQGLNGVINSSRPIDLEWNLKGIRHDKSVLYENRYTRLTYNHDGDKISKLSESSDLDEETEIDVKWLSYRQHFFSSILATDTHFKSAELSSTNLVEEESKETLFTKAYTTKTALELQGGELSQNMHWYYGPTDVKVLDEYKDLGLVESIPFGWGIFGWINRYVFTPFYSFLSSFLPFGIAIVIMTIIVRLALSPVTYKSYLSQAKMKVLKPEITEINERLKDNAMKKQQETMKLYNKAGVSPMSGCIPALLQLPIFYSLFMFFPTSFALRQKSFLWAEDLSSYDTIFNLPFAIPFYGDHVSLFPILASVAIFFYMTMTTGQSMQMQQQPGMPNMKFIMYLSPVMMLFFFNNYASGLSLYYFISNLITIFIMLAIKKYILNEDKIHAQIQENKKKPKKENKFQKKMREMMEQAEEQKKAGKR; via the coding sequence ATGGAAGAAAAGAAACTGGATATCAATTCCATTATTGGTTTTGTATTGATTTTTGGGATACTCATTTTTATGTTTTACCAAAATCAGCCTACCCCAGAAGAATTAGAGGCCCAAAAAGCAGAACAAGAAAAGATTGAAGCAGCAGCTGCAGAATCTGAAACTGTTGTTGAATCTGTTCAAAATAACAAACCTGCACCTATTAACTTGCAAGATTCTACAGCTGTAGCAAGCTATAAAAGTACTGTTGGGGCTTTTGGTTTTACAGCAGCTGCAGAAGGTACTACAACACTGGAGAATGAGGTACTTTATTTAGAAGTGGATAACAAAGGTGGCCAAATTATAGAGGCCAGAATGAAAAATTTTGTTGATCATGATTCTGTTCCAATATATTTGGTGAAGGATGCTAATGCCAAATTTGGGATAAACTTTTCTACTTCAGACAACAGAGTGTTGAACACTCTAGATTTGTTTTTTGAACCCTCACTTTCAAATAGTGGAGATAATCAAGTGCTTTCCATGAAAGCCAAGATTTCGCAAAACCAGTTTTTAGAATATCGGTATGAGATGAAACCAAATGATTATTTGGTGGATTTCACTATTCGATCTCAAGGATTGAACGGAGTGATCAATTCAAGTCGCCCTATTGATTTGGAATGGAATCTAAAAGGAATAAGGCATGACAAAAGTGTTCTATACGAAAATCGCTATACTCGTTTGACCTATAATCATGATGGGGATAAAATCAGCAAACTTTCTGAGAGCAGTGATTTAGATGAAGAGACGGAAATAGATGTAAAATGGCTGTCTTATAGACAACATTTCTTCAGTTCTATTCTGGCAACAGACACCCACTTTAAGAGTGCAGAACTGAGTTCCACAAATTTAGTGGAGGAAGAAAGCAAAGAAACACTGTTTACAAAGGCATATACAACTAAAACTGCTTTGGAATTACAAGGTGGAGAGCTTTCTCAAAATATGCACTGGTACTATGGACCAACAGATGTGAAAGTGTTGGATGAATACAAAGATTTAGGATTGGTAGAATCTATTCCTTTTGGATGGGGAATTTTTGGGTGGATCAATAGATATGTGTTCACTCCGTTTTATAGTTTCCTAAGTTCTTTCCTTCCTTTTGGTATTGCCATTGTTATTATGACGATTATAGTGCGTTTGGCATTATCACCGGTCACTTATAAATCTTATCTGTCTCAGGCTAAGATGAAAGTATTAAAGCCTGAGATTACTGAAATTAATGAGCGGTTGAAGGACAATGCTATGAAAAAGCAACAAGAGACCATGAAACTCTATAATAAAGCAGGAGTGAGTCCAATGAGTGGTTGTATTCCAGCGCTGCTACAACTTCCTATTTTTTACTCTTTGTTCATGTTTTTCCCAACCTCATTTGCTTTAAGACAGAAGTCCTTTTTATGGGCGGAAGACTTATCATCTTATGATACTATTTTTAATTTACCGTTTGCGATTCCTTTTTACGGAGATCACGTGAGTCTTTTTCCAATTTTGGCATCCGTAGCCATCTTTTTCTATATGACCATGACTACAGGGCAGAGTATGCAGATGCAACAGCAACCGGGCATGCCGAACATGAAGTTCATCATGTATCTTTCTCCAGTAATGATGCTGTTTTTCTTTAACAACTATGCCAGTGGTTTGAGTTTGTATTATTTCATCTCCAATTTGATTACCATCTTTATTATGTTGGCAATCAAAAAGTATATCTTAAATGAAGATAAGATTCATGCTCAAATTCAAGAGAATAAGAAGAAGCCTAAAAAGGAGAACAAGTTTCAGAAAAAGATGCGTGAAATGATGGAGCAGGCCGAAGAGCAAAAGAAAGCTGGAAAACGTTAA
- a CDS encoding CTP synthase: MSQTKYIFVTGGVTSSLGKGIIAASLAKLLQARGYRTTIQKLDPYINVDPGTLNPYEHGECYVTDDGAETDLDLGHYERFLNVRTSQANNVTTGRIYQSVIEKERRGEFLGKTVQVVPHITNEIKQRIQILGNSGDYDIVITEIGGTVGDIESLPYIEAVRQLLWELGDNNGMVIHLTLVPFLSAAGELKTKPTQHSVKTLMESGIKADILVCRTEHEISDDIKKKLALFCNVRQEAVIQSIDASTIYDVPMLMQEEGLDKVALEKLALPQETEPNLELWKQFLNKHKNPKNQVTIGLIGKYVELQDSYKSILESFIHAGAANEVKVEIQSIHSEHISSSDIDKKMMGLDGILVAPGFGERGIEGKILAVKYARENNVPFLGICLGMQMAVIEFARNVLGLSDANSTEMDEKTSNPVISLMEEQKLVTDMGGTMRLGAWDCQLKEDSLVHGVYGETDIKERHRHRFEYNNDYKTQMEEAGLMATGLNPKTGLVEVIEIPSHPWFVGVQYHPEYRSTVASPHPLFVGFVKAVLIQKQQQTNASLA; this comes from the coding sequence ATGTCACAAACCAAGTACATTTTCGTTACGGGTGGTGTTACTTCTTCTTTAGGTAAAGGAATTATCGCCGCATCTTTAGCCAAGTTACTACAAGCTAGAGGTTACCGGACTACCATACAAAAATTAGATCCTTATATTAACGTTGATCCGGGGACATTAAACCCTTATGAGCATGGCGAATGCTATGTAACGGATGATGGTGCTGAAACTGATTTGGATTTGGGGCACTACGAACGCTTTCTAAATGTGCGCACATCCCAGGCAAACAATGTCACCACTGGTAGAATTTATCAAAGTGTTATTGAGAAGGAACGTAGGGGAGAGTTCTTGGGTAAGACGGTACAGGTTGTACCACATATTACCAATGAGATAAAACAGCGTATCCAGATATTGGGAAATAGCGGGGATTATGATATCGTTATCACGGAGATAGGTGGTACCGTAGGTGATATTGAATCGCTGCCATACATTGAGGCAGTTAGACAGCTTTTATGGGAATTGGGAGACAATAATGGGATGGTAATCCATCTAACGTTGGTGCCATTTCTTTCCGCTGCTGGCGAGTTAAAGACCAAACCTACCCAACACTCTGTAAAAACCTTAATGGAAAGTGGAATAAAAGCTGATATTTTGGTTTGTAGAACGGAGCATGAGATTTCGGACGATATCAAGAAAAAACTGGCACTCTTCTGTAATGTGAGACAAGAAGCAGTTATTCAATCCATAGATGCATCTACCATTTACGACGTTCCTATGCTCATGCAAGAAGAAGGATTGGACAAAGTAGCTTTGGAAAAATTGGCACTTCCACAAGAAACCGAACCAAACCTTGAACTATGGAAGCAATTTTTAAACAAACACAAGAACCCAAAAAACCAAGTTACCATTGGCCTTATTGGTAAATATGTAGAGCTTCAAGATTCCTATAAATCCATTTTAGAATCTTTTATCCATGCTGGTGCCGCCAACGAGGTAAAAGTAGAGATACAATCTATACATTCTGAGCATATTTCTAGTTCAGATATTGATAAAAAGATGATGGGATTGGATGGTATTTTGGTTGCTCCCGGATTTGGTGAGAGAGGTATTGAAGGTAAAATTTTAGCAGTTAAATACGCTCGTGAAAATAATGTCCCCTTTTTAGGGATTTGTTTAGGGATGCAAATGGCCGTCATAGAGTTTGCTCGAAATGTGTTGGGATTAAGTGATGCCAATTCAACTGAGATGGATGAAAAAACATCCAATCCAGTTATTAGCTTAATGGAAGAACAGAAGTTAGTAACTGATATGGGGGGAACCATGCGTTTGGGTGCATGGGACTGCCAACTTAAAGAAGATAGTTTGGTACATGGAGTTTATGGGGAAACCGATATAAAGGAACGACATAGACATCGCTTTGAATATAATAATGACTATAAAACGCAAATGGAAGAAGCAGGATTGATGGCAACGGGACTAAACCCTAAAACCGGTTTGGTTGAGGTCATTGAGATTCCTTCGCATCCATGGTTTGTGGGTGTTCAATACCATCCTGAGTATAGAAGCACCGTAGCAAGCCCACATCCTTTGTTTGTAGGATTTGTAAAAGCGGTTTTAATACAAAAGCAACAACAAACTAATGCCAGTTTGGCATAA
- a CDS encoding DUF3820 family protein has translation MEIQPDKEKLLELAHYRMPFGKYKDRYLVDLPLAYLVWFRQKGFPRGKLGEHLITMLDVKDNGLEPMIRKIQKEFPKE, from the coding sequence ATGGAAATTCAACCCGACAAAGAAAAGTTACTGGAACTTGCCCATTATAGAATGCCCTTTGGTAAGTATAAAGATCGTTATTTGGTCGATTTGCCATTGGCTTATTTGGTGTGGTTCAGGCAGAAAGGATTTCCAAGGGGAAAGTTGGGAGAACACTTGATTACCATGTTGGATGTGAAGGACAACGGACTAGAGCCCATGATAAGAAAAATTCAAAAAGAATTTCCTAAGGAATGA
- a CDS encoding hydroxypyruvate isomerase family protein produces MKRRNFIAAAAAGSAAMVTTSSLAQSQESNKDFELKNNINHSVCQWCFGHLPLEEFLQILNGLGIKAIDLIGPKDWPLLKKYDIHCSMCNGAEISLTEGWNDPKYHEELIQNYTEVIPQVAEAGYTNLICFSGNRRGINDYVGLQNCVDGLSKIMPLAEKHGVVIQMELFNQVNHPDYMCDSSIWGVELCKHLSSDNFKLLFDIYHMQIQEGDIIRSIQNYHPYFGHYHTAGVPGRHEIDETQELYYPAIMKAILDTGFTGHVAQEFITTWDDKIEALKDAFLRCDV; encoded by the coding sequence ATGAAGAGAAGAAATTTCATAGCTGCCGCTGCCGCTGGATCTGCAGCTATGGTAACCACCTCATCCTTAGCACAAAGTCAAGAATCAAATAAGGATTTTGAGCTAAAGAACAACATTAATCATAGTGTATGTCAATGGTGTTTTGGCCATTTGCCTTTAGAAGAGTTTCTTCAAATATTGAATGGATTAGGGATAAAAGCAATTGACCTTATAGGCCCAAAAGACTGGCCCCTTCTAAAAAAGTATGATATTCATTGTTCTATGTGCAATGGTGCGGAAATTAGTTTGACAGAGGGATGGAACGATCCAAAATACCATGAAGAGCTTATACAAAACTATACGGAGGTTATTCCTCAGGTAGCTGAAGCCGGATATACCAACCTCATCTGCTTTAGTGGCAACCGAAGAGGAATAAACGATTATGTTGGGCTTCAAAATTGTGTTGACGGACTTTCCAAGATTATGCCTTTGGCGGAGAAACATGGAGTGGTAATTCAAATGGAATTGTTCAACCAAGTCAATCATCCAGATTATATGTGTGACAGTTCCATATGGGGGGTGGAACTTTGCAAACATCTGAGCAGTGACAATTTTAAACTTCTTTTTGATATCTACCATATGCAAATACAAGAAGGCGACATTATTCGAAGTATTCAAAATTATCATCCCTACTTTGGGCACTATCATACCGCGGGTGTACCTGGGCGGCATGAGATTGATGAAACCCAAGAATTGTATTACCCTGCCATCATGAAAGCAATTTTAGATACAGGTTTTACTGGTCACGTGGCACAAGAGTTTATTACAACTTGGGATGACAAGATTGAAGCCCTTAAAGATGCTTTTTTACGGTGCGATGTCTAA
- a CDS encoding serine hydrolase: protein MNKFIWLVLMIAVPISLSAQLDFSEKNRIDHALFKEMDKKIDNGDYERITSVLVAGQGKLVFEKYYNGTDVNTLRNTRSVTKTMATILTGIAIDKGYVKSEKEEIFKYLKPELPIKNQDPRKQQITIEDLLTMSSMLECDDDNMFSRGNEERMYIVEDWLQFFVDLPIRSFPFGPKPKDSPYGRAMSYCSAGAATMAVVVENAVEMPLDSFAIQNLFDPLNIKDYKLHYTPSGVLNTAGGSEYRSRDFLKIIQMFLQNGEWDGKQILSKEWIQKAITPKANAREGTDYGYLLWLKSFGSDKKYKSYYMSGSGGQKVLAIPELEAVVIITTTNYGNRKAHSYTNELMNNYIVPALFN from the coding sequence ATGAACAAATTTATCTGGTTAGTATTAATGATTGCGGTTCCAATTTCTCTAAGCGCTCAATTGGACTTTTCTGAGAAAAACAGAATAGACCATGCACTCTTCAAAGAAATGGATAAAAAGATTGATAATGGAGACTATGAAAGGATTACAAGTGTTTTGGTAGCGGGGCAAGGAAAACTGGTTTTTGAAAAATATTATAATGGAACAGATGTAAATACGCTGAGGAACACACGGTCTGTTACCAAGACTATGGCTACTATCCTTACTGGAATAGCTATAGATAAAGGGTATGTAAAATCGGAAAAGGAAGAGATTTTTAAATACCTGAAACCAGAATTGCCCATAAAAAATCAAGATCCTAGAAAACAACAAATTACAATAGAAGATCTGTTGACGATGAGCTCTATGCTTGAATGTGATGATGACAATATGTTTTCGAGAGGCAATGAAGAGCGCATGTATATTGTTGAAGATTGGCTTCAGTTTTTTGTAGACCTTCCAATACGTTCGTTTCCATTTGGGCCTAAACCGAAAGACTCCCCTTATGGTAGGGCTATGAGCTATTGCTCTGCCGGAGCTGCGACAATGGCTGTAGTTGTTGAAAATGCCGTAGAGATGCCCTTGGACAGTTTTGCAATACAAAACTTATTTGACCCATTAAATATTAAGGATTATAAATTGCACTATACGCCTTCGGGTGTTTTAAATACAGCTGGTGGAAGTGAATACAGAAGCCGTGATTTTTTAAAGATTATCCAAATGTTTCTTCAAAATGGCGAATGGGACGGAAAACAAATTCTTTCAAAAGAATGGATACAGAAGGCCATTACACCCAAAGCAAATGCAAGAGAAGGAACTGATTACGGATATTTGTTATGGTTGAAGTCTTTTGGAAGCGATAAAAAGTACAAATCATATTACATGTCCGGAAGTGGTGGGCAAAAAGTTCTGGCAATTCCAGAATTGGAAGCCGTAGTTATAATTACCACCACTAACTATGGAAACAGAAAAGCCCATAGTTATACAAACGAGTTAATGAATAATTATATAGTACCAGCCTTATTTAATTAG
- a CDS encoding AraC family transcriptional regulator produces MKILEKGNYYGIRKLELENVGVSFSEYDYNLPQTDWHYHENPYFMYVLDGNLKDINRGGTTLCPPGSFLFHNWQEMHMNTKETRLAKGFHIELDRNCFGKKNLNENLWEGSGLMKDPRLHQTLAKIYYEFKCNDKYSTVSLDVLVSQLCEEVWGEDLTPIKTEPEWIENLRQLIYDDSNDLTLSSLSKILGVHPVHLSRSIPKYLNTTLGDYIRSHKIKKAIHLLGNQNYSLTEIAHSCGFSDQSHFTRTFKHYFKETPKIFRQKFL; encoded by the coding sequence ATGAAAATTCTAGAAAAGGGCAACTATTACGGCATCCGTAAATTGGAATTAGAAAATGTAGGTGTTTCTTTTTCCGAATATGATTATAATTTACCGCAAACAGATTGGCATTATCATGAAAACCCCTACTTCATGTATGTCTTGGACGGAAACCTTAAAGATATCAATAGGGGAGGTACTACACTGTGTCCTCCTGGCAGCTTTTTGTTTCATAATTGGCAAGAAATGCACATGAATACAAAAGAAACTCGTTTAGCAAAAGGTTTTCATATTGAATTAGATCGAAATTGTTTCGGAAAGAAAAACCTAAACGAAAACCTTTGGGAAGGCAGCGGACTTATGAAAGATCCAAGACTGCACCAAACCTTGGCAAAAATCTACTATGAGTTTAAATGTAACGATAAGTATTCCACTGTATCTTTAGATGTATTGGTTTCGCAACTTTGTGAAGAAGTATGGGGAGAGGATTTAACCCCAATAAAAACAGAACCAGAATGGATAGAAAATTTAAGACAATTGATATATGATGATTCTAATGACTTAACATTATCCTCCCTTTCCAAAATTTTAGGTGTGCACCCTGTGCACTTGTCTCGCAGTATCCCAAAATACCTCAATACCACATTGGGAGATTATATCAGAAGCCATAAAATTAAAAAAGCTATTCATCTATTGGGAAATCAGAATTACTCTCTTACTGAGATAGCGCATTCTTGCGGATTTTCTGATCAAAGTCATTTTACGCGAACGTTCAAGCATTATTTCAAAGAAACCCCAAAAATTTTTAGGCAGAAGTTTCTCTAA
- a CDS encoding DUF922 domain-containing protein: MGKVIAIGCLLFLCFFGYAQEIEEGILWDSSERLTWADFRGKVPPAAVPAATTASGISYKYSANLIHHEVELDFEVNAFFYPNESWYKPEICDDLILSHEQLHFDISELFARKMRDKLKRTSFSDNVKAEIRKIYKEILKELEDFQDLYDWETSFSRNAEKQLEWNKKIAKALDKN; encoded by the coding sequence TTGGGTAAAGTAATTGCTATAGGATGCCTTTTATTTCTTTGTTTTTTTGGATATGCCCAAGAAATTGAAGAGGGTATCTTATGGGATTCCAGTGAGCGCCTTACTTGGGCAGATTTTAGGGGTAAAGTCCCACCAGCTGCAGTACCGGCAGCCACTACCGCAAGCGGGATAAGTTATAAATACTCTGCAAATTTAATTCACCATGAAGTAGAGTTGGATTTTGAAGTAAATGCTTTTTTCTACCCAAATGAATCTTGGTACAAACCAGAAATTTGTGATGACTTGATCTTGAGTCATGAACAACTCCATTTTGATATTTCTGAACTCTTTGCCCGTAAGATGAGGGATAAGCTGAAACGTACTTCTTTTTCAGATAATGTAAAGGCCGAGATACGGAAAATCTACAAGGAAATTTTAAAGGAATTAGAAGATTTTCAAGATTTATACGACTGGGAAACCAGCTTTTCTAGAAACGCTGAAAAGCAATTGGAGTGGAACAAGAAGATAGCCAAGGCTTTGGATAAAAACTAA
- a CDS encoding OsmC family protein: protein MTSKVTYTGELRTTCLHLRSNNEFITDAPVDNNGLGQAFSPTDTVATGLGSCMLTMMGIKARDLEVDLSGSTAEITKHMAANPRRISKIEVKMELPENVSEKHRKILTNTANTCPVHYSLHPDIEKIIEFHWVK, encoded by the coding sequence ATGACCTCTAAAGTTACTTATACAGGAGAATTACGGACCACATGTTTGCATCTAAGGTCTAACAATGAATTTATTACGGATGCCCCAGTTGATAACAACGGATTGGGACAAGCATTTTCACCCACAGATACCGTAGCTACCGGTTTAGGAAGTTGCATGCTGACCATGATGGGGATTAAAGCTAGGGACTTGGAAGTGGATTTGTCCGGCTCTACTGCCGAGATTACCAAACACATGGCTGCAAACCCAAGACGCATTTCTAAAATTGAAGTGAAAATGGAACTTCCTGAAAATGTTTCTGAAAAGCATAGGAAAATTTTAACGAATACTGCGAACACTTGTCCTGTACATTATAGCTTACACCCTGATATTGAAAAAATAATTGAATTTCATTGGGTAAAGTAA
- a CDS encoding LysM peptidoglycan-binding domain-containing protein has protein sequence MKKHILRLSVVAFFLASIQVSAQKYTTHAVKEGETLQSISQKYRVTPFTILQSNKEIKTASDVKANTILIIPLDGSVIEPQEKAEEEKVEEQEKPLSFSRHRVRKRETLFGLTQRYEITEEQLKRYNRQLYSEPLKKGMVLQIPKFPEPTPEDERALDFETYTVQPKETRWSIAHKYGITVDSLVILNPDLSKSSDYLAVGQELNLPRPKGDSLENQEVDLFTSFTVPPKQTLYSLGKEYGIPSDSIVKLNPEIMKLGGLKEGMVIRLPKKKDTSGEVNTENFIFYEVKPKQNIFRLTQNLKITRDELFELNPDLENGLKAGMVLKLPKDNATGLEVKNALVLDKINLIDSINVENRPKLVFMLPFRLDRVNFNDRKKTISQIETRKDISLSVGFYSGALVALDSIKKMGVSVDVKTFDTELSQAKVKEILFRENLLGVNAIIGPVSSSALNEVAVQAASKNIPVISPIASDSQLSHSNVYFSVPTDAILRQKMLSYMEKKYTDQNVVIIADSTHQVAYDSIISKFPTAQIAKIIDNKSLHLDEFLIMLSETKENWVFVETDQPNMVSSVSSILNSAISEETPVKMFTTNFNSAFESDAVSSAHLSNLKFTYPSFYREAATDAFTKAYRKRYKGLKPDRYAVRGFDVTFDVLLKLAHKNNLFETSKIIGLTEYTGNSFNYLNNWSSGYYNTACYLMEYNGLRIKEIKLDDL, from the coding sequence ATGAAAAAACATATTTTAAGACTTAGTGTTGTTGCCTTTTTCTTGGCTTCAATTCAAGTTTCTGCACAGAAGTATACCACTCATGCGGTTAAAGAAGGAGAGACATTGCAAAGCATCTCTCAAAAATACCGCGTTACTCCTTTTACCATCTTGCAATCCAACAAGGAAATCAAAACGGCTTCGGATGTAAAAGCAAACACCATTTTGATTATTCCTTTGGATGGTTCAGTAATAGAACCACAAGAAAAGGCTGAAGAAGAAAAAGTAGAAGAGCAAGAAAAACCATTAAGCTTTTCTAGACATAGGGTAAGGAAAAGAGAAACCTTGTTTGGACTTACCCAACGCTACGAGATTACGGAGGAACAACTAAAGCGTTACAACAGACAGTTATATTCAGAACCTCTAAAAAAAGGTATGGTGTTGCAAATACCCAAATTCCCAGAACCTACACCAGAAGATGAGCGGGCACTGGATTTTGAGACGTATACTGTACAACCTAAAGAAACAAGATGGAGTATTGCCCATAAATACGGAATCACGGTGGATAGCTTGGTTATACTAAATCCTGACCTAAGCAAAAGCTCAGATTATTTGGCAGTAGGGCAAGAACTAAATTTACCAAGACCTAAAGGAGACAGCCTAGAAAATCAAGAAGTAGATTTATTTACCTCATTTACAGTGCCGCCCAAACAGACATTGTATAGTTTAGGGAAAGAGTATGGTATTCCTTCAGATTCTATAGTAAAACTGAATCCTGAAATCATGAAACTTGGCGGCCTTAAGGAGGGAATGGTTATACGCCTTCCCAAGAAAAAGGATACCTCTGGAGAAGTGAATACGGAAAATTTCATTTTTTACGAAGTAAAACCAAAACAAAACATTTTTAGGCTTACCCAAAATTTAAAAATTACTAGAGACGAATTGTTTGAATTGAACCCGGATTTGGAGAATGGCCTTAAAGCGGGTATGGTTTTAAAGCTCCCCAAGGATAATGCCACAGGTCTAGAAGTTAAAAATGCCTTGGTCTTGGATAAAATTAATCTAATAGATAGCATCAATGTTGAAAACAGGCCAAAGTTGGTTTTTATGCTGCCTTTTAGATTGGACCGAGTTAATTTTAATGATAGAAAGAAGACCATAAGTCAAATAGAGACAAGGAAGGATATTAGCTTAAGTGTAGGGTTCTACTCTGGGGCGTTGGTAGCATTGGACTCCATCAAGAAAATGGGTGTCTCAGTTGATGTAAAAACTTTTGATACGGAGTTGAGCCAAGCTAAAGTCAAAGAAATTTTGTTTAGAGAAAATCTCTTGGGAGTAAATGCCATTATTGGCCCGGTGTCTTCAAGCGCTTTGAATGAGGTTGCTGTGCAGGCTGCTTCCAAAAACATCCCGGTAATCTCGCCAATAGCTTCAGATAGTCAATTGAGCCATAGCAATGTATATTTTTCCGTTCCAACGGATGCTATTCTCCGACAAAAAATGCTTTCCTATATGGAAAAAAAGTACACAGATCAAAATGTGGTTATTATTGCCGACTCTACCCATCAAGTGGCCTATGACTCTATTATATCTAAGTTTCCAACAGCTCAAATCGCAAAAATCATTGATAATAAATCATTGCATTTGGATGAATTTCTGATCATGCTTTCCGAGACTAAGGAGAACTGGGTATTTGTAGAAACAGATCAACCTAATATGGTGTCCAGCGTTAGTTCCATTCTAAATTCGGCAATTTCAGAAGAGACTCCTGTAAAGATGTTCACTACAAATTTCAATAGTGCTTTTGAAAGTGATGCGGTATCCAGTGCTCACCTTTCCAATTTAAAATTTACGTACCCATCTTTTTATAGAGAAGCCGCAACTGATGCCTTTACCAAAGCATATAGAAAGCGATACAAAGGCTTAAAACCTGACCGCTATGCTGTACGTGGTTTTGATGTGACTTTTGATGTTTTATTAAAACTTGCCCATAAAAACAACCTTTTTGAAACCTCCAAGATTATAGGGCTTACGGAATATACGGGGAACAGTTTCAATTATTTGAATAACTGGTCTTCTGGATATTATAACACGGCCTGCTATTTAATGGAGTATAATGGATTACGAATTAAAGAAATAAAGTTAGATGACCTCTAA